Proteins from one Aulosira sp. FACHB-615 genomic window:
- a CDS encoding NADP(H)-dependent aldo-keto reductase, which yields MRYNQLGESDLKVSEICLGTMTYGRQNSIAEAHQQLEYAIANGVNFIDAAEMYPVPPQEATYGLTETYIGEWLKDQQRDKVIVATKIAGPGRGFKWLRGGADAIERDNIKQAVDDSLKRLQTDYIDLYQIHWPDRYVPRFGQTIFDPTQVKPSVPIVEQLEAFADIIQAGKIRYLGLSNETPWGVVQFSNAAKQLGLPKVISIQNAYNLLNRVFDGALAETVYYENVGLLAYSPLAFGFLTGKYLNGKPENTRITLFENFGQRYLKPKVTSAVAAYVELAKRHQLSPAQLALAFVRSRWFVTSTIIGATTLEQLKENIDSANVVLSKEILAELDEINLQHPNPAP from the coding sequence ATGCGTTATAACCAACTAGGTGAAAGTGACCTCAAAGTTTCAGAGATTTGCCTTGGTACGATGACTTATGGGCGGCAAAATAGCATTGCAGAAGCCCATCAACAGCTAGAATATGCTATTGCTAATGGTGTTAATTTCATTGATGCGGCGGAAATGTACCCAGTACCACCGCAAGAGGCTACTTATGGTTTGACAGAAACATACATTGGCGAATGGTTGAAAGACCAGCAGCGAGATAAAGTTATCGTTGCAACTAAAATTGCTGGCCCTGGACGTGGTTTTAAATGGTTACGTGGCGGGGCAGATGCCATTGAGCGCGATAATATTAAACAAGCTGTAGATGATAGCCTGAAAAGATTACAAACAGACTATATTGACCTTTATCAAATTCACTGGCCCGACCGATATGTGCCACGTTTCGGTCAGACAATTTTTGACCCCACCCAAGTAAAACCATCTGTGCCGATAGTGGAACAGCTAGAAGCTTTTGCTGATATTATTCAAGCCGGAAAAATTCGTTATCTTGGGTTGAGTAATGAAACTCCTTGGGGCGTTGTGCAGTTTAGTAATGCTGCTAAACAGTTAGGATTGCCAAAAGTGATTTCGATTCAAAATGCTTACAACTTACTCAACAGAGTATTTGATGGAGCTTTGGCTGAAACAGTTTATTACGAAAATGTTGGTTTATTAGCTTATAGTCCTTTAGCTTTTGGTTTTTTAACTGGTAAATATCTCAATGGCAAACCAGAAAATACCAGAATTACCCTATTTGAAAACTTTGGTCAACGCTATCTCAAACCAAAAGTCACCTCGGCAGTTGCAGCTTATGTAGAACTAGCCAAACGTCATCAACTTAGCCCTGCACAATTAGCTTTAGCATTTGTGCGGAGTCGTTGGTTTGTTACTAGCACAATTATTGGTGCAACAACCCTAGAACAACTCAAAGAAAACATAGACAGTGCGAATGTAGTTCTCAGTAAAGAGATTTTGGCAGAGTTGGATGAAATTAACCTTCAACATCCCAACCCAGCACCTTAA
- a CDS encoding aryl-sulfate sulfotransferase: MTLATTFVEQNTIRRRGTGLKAYNPEKVFKGYTLFTPLTGNGEVYLLDLQGEVVHQWNLPYPPGLYGYLLPNGNLFYNGKTPEIPPRFPLWSAFKGGVVLEVNPKGDIIWEYQHPDHHHDGRKLRNGNVILLAIEKIPQSLVPRIKGGIAGTEADGDIYADVLYEVTPTGEIVWTWHAYEHLDPEKFVITPQDQRHEWTHGNTVGELADGNIIVSFRNISTVAIIDRQTGNIIWTLGDNVLAQQHFPNELPNGNILIFDNGAHRRHTALNFSRVIEVNRQTQEIVWEYTDSPPHNFFSSYISGAQRLANGNTLITEGAYGRIFEVTGEGELVWEYVNPHFAARNVPGEKSLVARGEQNSVFRAFRYAPEEVPWL, translated from the coding sequence ATGACTCTCGCTACAACGTTTGTTGAACAAAATACTATCCGTCGTCGGGGTACTGGCTTAAAAGCTTACAATCCTGAGAAAGTTTTCAAAGGTTATACACTCTTTACACCGTTGACGGGTAATGGAGAAGTATATCTTTTGGACTTGCAAGGGGAAGTGGTACATCAATGGAATTTGCCTTATCCGCCAGGGTTATATGGTTATCTTTTGCCGAATGGCAATTTGTTCTATAACGGTAAGACTCCAGAGATTCCACCGCGTTTTCCTTTGTGGTCGGCGTTTAAAGGTGGCGTAGTTTTAGAAGTAAACCCCAAAGGCGATATTATCTGGGAATATCAGCATCCAGATCATCATCATGATGGGCGAAAACTCCGCAATGGCAATGTAATTTTATTAGCCATTGAAAAGATACCTCAATCTCTGGTTCCTCGCATCAAAGGCGGTATCGCTGGCACAGAAGCCGATGGTGATATCTATGCTGATGTACTTTACGAAGTCACACCCACAGGCGAAATTGTCTGGACTTGGCACGCCTACGAACACCTCGACCCAGAGAAATTTGTCATTACTCCCCAAGACCAACGACATGAATGGACTCACGGTAATACTGTGGGGGAACTGGCTGACGGGAATATTATTGTGAGTTTCCGGAATATTTCTACCGTTGCTATTATCGATCGCCAAACCGGAAATATTATCTGGACGTTGGGGGATAATGTACTGGCACAGCAGCATTTTCCTAACGAATTACCTAACGGCAATATCTTGATTTTTGATAATGGCGCACATCGTCGTCACACAGCGTTGAATTTTTCTCGTGTGATTGAAGTTAACCGCCAAACTCAAGAAATTGTTTGGGAGTATACCGATAGTCCACCACACAACTTCTTCAGTTCCTATATATCAGGAGCGCAACGCCTTGCGAATGGTAATACTTTGATTACCGAAGGTGCTTATGGACGCATCTTTGAGGTGACTGGAGAAGGAGAACTAGTTTGGGAATACGTCAACCCCCATTTTGCTGCTCGTAATGTCCCTGGGGAGAAGTCGTTGGTAGCTCGTGGGGAACAGAATTCAGTCTTTCGCGCCTTCCGTTACGCACCTGAAGAAGTGCCTTGGCTGTAA
- a CDS encoding glutathione S-transferase family protein has translation MAEVKIYSAVVCPFAHRSRLVLQEKGIDFDLIEIDLQNKPEGFTDISPYGKVPALVHGDRRVWESAVINEYLDEVFPNPSLLPNNAIGKAQARIWIDFANTRFVPAFSSLLRSPDIQKQEEAKKELYKHLEFIENEAFRKLSKDGPYWFGESISLVDFTFFPWFERWAALKKYRDFPLPAEFTRLKQWKHALKERDSVKAIANSKEFYIERYARFATPVAV, from the coding sequence ATGGCTGAAGTTAAAATATATAGCGCCGTCGTTTGTCCTTTTGCTCACCGTTCTCGCTTGGTATTGCAAGAAAAGGGAATCGACTTTGACTTGATTGAAATTGACTTGCAGAATAAGCCAGAAGGATTTACAGATATTTCCCCTTATGGCAAAGTACCAGCTTTGGTGCATGGCGATCGCCGCGTTTGGGAATCTGCTGTTATTAATGAATATCTGGATGAAGTATTTCCTAATCCGTCATTGTTACCCAACAATGCCATAGGTAAAGCCCAAGCTCGCATCTGGATTGATTTTGCTAACACTAGATTCGTTCCCGCTTTTTCTAGCCTCTTGCGGAGTCCAGACATCCAAAAACAAGAAGAAGCGAAAAAAGAACTCTACAAACATCTAGAGTTCATCGAAAACGAAGCATTTAGGAAGTTATCGAAAGACGGCCCCTATTGGTTTGGTGAATCTATTAGTTTGGTAGATTTTACTTTCTTCCCTTGGTTCGAGCGTTGGGCTGCACTCAAGAAATATCGTGATTTTCCCCTACCAGCCGAATTCACCCGTCTGAAACAGTGGAAACATGCTCTCAAAGAAAGAGATTCTGTCAAAGCGATCGCTAATTCCAAGGAATTTTACATAGAGCGTTATGCTAGATTTGCGACACCTGTTGCAGTCTAG
- a CDS encoding P pilus assembly protein, chaperone PapD — MISNLTITKLGVLLKNFQQQHSMIIAATSLSGLALSAGFFNPKTAQAQVQISPMVITAKAHQGQAEGVINVKNMTNEPFRARVYVQPFTYHRDTGFQSLKSSPTDLSPYLQFSPGELTIPAGATRRIRLLSQLPPNLPDGEYRVVIFTENLKEIRAEDVNGNAISIIGKVGSTFYVRKGNVSPNLIVDSAQLNASAKKIQLLVKNTGTASVLPTATWNLKRAGKVIRSGQLPPTAIVAQSDRNFFLNLVAQNQPEITPGQYELSGELLWSEGLAEKTVPFNVNLTIPQTAASALR, encoded by the coding sequence ATGATTAGTAATTTGACTATAACAAAATTGGGAGTCTTACTCAAGAATTTCCAGCAGCAACATAGTATGATTATTGCCGCTACTTCTCTGAGTGGTTTGGCATTATCAGCAGGATTTTTTAACCCTAAGACGGCACAAGCACAAGTCCAAATTTCTCCGATGGTAATTACGGCTAAGGCGCACCAAGGACAAGCAGAAGGTGTAATTAATGTCAAAAATATGACTAATGAACCCTTCCGCGCTCGTGTATATGTTCAGCCTTTTACATATCATCGAGATACAGGATTTCAATCTTTGAAATCTAGCCCAACAGACCTTTCCCCTTACTTACAATTTTCACCAGGGGAACTGACAATTCCGGCTGGTGCTACTCGACGCATTCGGTTATTAAGTCAACTGCCACCTAACTTACCAGATGGTGAATATCGAGTGGTGATTTTTACTGAAAATCTCAAAGAAATTCGTGCAGAAGATGTTAATGGCAATGCCATTAGTATCATTGGTAAAGTTGGTTCTACTTTCTATGTTCGTAAAGGGAATGTATCACCTAATTTAATAGTAGATAGCGCCCAATTAAATGCTTCTGCAAAGAAAATTCAACTGTTGGTTAAAAATACAGGTACGGCTTCGGTTTTACCCACAGCTACCTGGAATTTAAAAAGAGCAGGAAAAGTGATCAGAAGTGGACAATTACCACCAACAGCTATTGTGGCTCAAAGCGATCGCAATTTTTTCCTCAACCTTGTAGCTCAAAATCAGCCAGAAATTACGCCTGGTCAATATGAACTCAGTGGTGAGCTATTGTGGAGTGAAGGCTTGGCAGAAAAAACGGTTCCTTTCAATGTCAATTTGACTATACCTCAAACTGCGGCATCTGCTCTTCGTTAA